In one Bacillus sp. PK3_68 genomic region, the following are encoded:
- a CDS encoding ABC transporter ATP-binding protein, whose amino-acid sequence MVELKSVAKRFKDFVAAEDINISVKPGEFLTLLGPSGCGKTTTLRMIAGFEQPSEGEVWVNGQMVNHVEPYKRDVNTVFQNYALFPHMNVFNNIAYGLRMKKVPKNEIKERVEKILKLVQLEKFASRKPDQLSGGQKQRVAIARALVNNPKVLLLDEPLGALDLKLRKQMQVELKHLQQELQITFVYVTHDQEEALTMSDRIIIMNEGVIEQIGSPTEIYERPKTRFIADFIGETNLFQGTVVRADDQYVFLNCDSHEMKVCHEFGSHISDEAYVTVRPEKIKVLAAPEKEMTVIKGLFQEKIYVGSVTKLIFALPNGQHVTVNETEESRKAMATGEQFYVGWHPQDAVLLTS is encoded by the coding sequence ATGGTTGAATTGAAAAGTGTAGCGAAAAGATTTAAAGATTTTGTCGCTGCAGAAGATATTAACATTTCTGTAAAGCCTGGAGAGTTTCTCACGCTGCTTGGGCCTTCAGGATGTGGGAAAACCACAACCTTGAGGATGATTGCGGGATTTGAGCAGCCATCAGAGGGTGAGGTATGGGTGAATGGACAGATGGTCAATCACGTGGAGCCATATAAACGAGATGTAAATACCGTTTTCCAGAACTATGCTCTCTTCCCTCATATGAATGTATTCAATAACATTGCGTACGGGCTGCGCATGAAGAAAGTACCTAAAAATGAAATTAAAGAACGGGTAGAGAAAATACTTAAGCTCGTACAGCTGGAAAAGTTCGCTTCAAGAAAGCCAGATCAGCTGAGCGGCGGCCAAAAGCAACGGGTTGCTATTGCACGGGCTTTAGTGAATAACCCGAAGGTGCTGCTGCTTGATGAGCCGTTAGGAGCGCTTGATTTAAAGTTGAGAAAACAGATGCAGGTAGAGTTAAAACATCTTCAGCAAGAACTTCAAATTACATTCGTTTACGTTACCCATGATCAAGAAGAAGCATTAACGATGTCAGACCGAATTATCATCATGAACGAGGGAGTTATTGAGCAAATTGGTTCACCGACTGAAATTTATGAACGTCCGAAGACGAGATTTATTGCAGATTTTATCGGTGAAACGAATCTATTCCAAGGCACTGTAGTCCGGGCGGACGATCAATATGTCTTTCTTAACTGCGACAGCCACGAAATGAAAGTTTGTCACGAATTCGGCAGCCATATATCAGATGAAGCCTATGTGACGGTTCGTCCTGAGAAGATTAAAGTCCTTGCTGCTCCGGAAAAAGAAATGACGGTTATAAAGGGCCTGTTTCAAGAAAAGATTTATGTTGGTTCGGTGACGAAATTAATCTTTGCACTGCCGAATGGACAGCATGTAACGGTTAATGAGACAGAAGAAAGCAGAAAAGCAATGGCGACAGGAGAGCAATTCTATGTTGGCTGGCATCCGCAGGATGCTGTATTGCTAACGTCCTAG
- a CDS encoding FAD-binding oxidoreductase has product MKQISLWEATERERTHRGNLQGDRTCEVVIIGGGFSGLSTAYHLQKNNCQTVILEKEKVGSGASGRNGGQILTGYVLSISQLTKKYGLSAAKQMLQLTLDSIDLIEEIIQENNIKCHFYREGHLHAAYKPAHLETLKREQERLMKDFSYEVQVVEKAEMQQELNTPLYAGGCIDRNSAIFHPLNYALALANRVEELGGTIYEKTEALKIDRIPNGKVTVTTNEGKITADQIVIVTNAYSGSLHEAIGRSVIPIESIMIATEPLPPDTLKGLIKKNRGVYDTKNLLYYFRKTADHRLAFGGSGRTTSRRDAGRLFFQLREGMNRVFPDLETARIEYEWSGKVGFTREKIPYMGQLEDGTHFAFGYAGHGAAMSTLMGKLLAANVLQLEEGKNPLEKTTLTPIPFYRQHAKIVSVMKYYYQLLDKFF; this is encoded by the coding sequence GTGAAGCAAATATCATTATGGGAAGCGACGGAAAGAGAGAGAACACATAGGGGGAATTTACAGGGAGACAGAACGTGTGAGGTAGTGATTATCGGCGGGGGCTTTTCTGGTTTATCAACAGCGTATCATTTACAAAAAAATAACTGCCAAACAGTTATCCTTGAGAAAGAAAAGGTCGGCAGCGGGGCAAGTGGAAGAAATGGGGGCCAGATCTTGACCGGGTATGTGCTGTCTATAAGCCAGCTTACCAAAAAATACGGGCTGTCAGCAGCAAAGCAAATGCTGCAATTAACGTTGGATTCCATTGATCTTATTGAAGAGATTATTCAGGAAAATAACATTAAATGTCACTTTTATCGTGAGGGGCATCTGCATGCAGCTTATAAACCAGCACATTTAGAAACACTGAAGCGTGAACAGGAGAGATTGATGAAGGATTTTAGCTATGAAGTGCAAGTGGTCGAAAAAGCGGAGATGCAGCAGGAGTTGAATACTCCGCTTTATGCTGGGGGATGCATTGATAGAAACAGCGCTATTTTTCATCCGCTTAACTATGCACTGGCGCTGGCGAATCGGGTGGAAGAGCTGGGAGGGACAATTTATGAAAAAACAGAGGCCCTTAAAATTGACAGAATCCCGAATGGAAAAGTAACCGTGACAACAAATGAAGGCAAAATCACAGCGGATCAGATCGTGATCGTTACGAATGCTTACTCAGGAAGCCTCCATGAAGCCATTGGCAGATCTGTTATTCCTATTGAAAGTATTATGATTGCAACGGAGCCGCTGCCACCTGATACATTAAAAGGATTAATCAAGAAAAACCGAGGGGTCTACGACACGAAAAATTTGCTGTATTACTTTAGAAAAACAGCTGATCATCGTCTTGCCTTTGGCGGGTCGGGGAGAACAACGAGCCGGCGTGATGCTGGACGCTTATTCTTCCAACTTCGTGAAGGGATGAACCGGGTATTTCCTGACTTGGAAACCGCCCGTATTGAATATGAATGGAGCGGGAAGGTAGGCTTTACAAGAGAGAAAATCCCGTACATGGGGCAGCTTGAAGATGGGACTCATTTTGCTTTTGGATATGCAGGCCATGGAGCAGCCATGTCAACGCTGATGGGGAAACTACTCGCAGCGAACGTCCTTCAACTGGAAGAAGGGAAAAACCCACTAGAGAAAACAACCTTAACCCCTATTCCTTTTTACCGTCAGCACGCCAAGATCGTTAGTGTCATGAAATATTATTATCAGCTTTTAGATAAATTTTTCTAA
- a CDS encoding saccharopine dehydrogenase C-terminal domain-containing protein produces MRAIVMGVGGVGQVVASELVKSDYLKKLVLADIVTDHAGELAKEYGKKTNAEIIVKQVNASNLKEVEASFQDVDVVIHSGLPDNNLVVMEACLNTKTNYIDMAAASPAGLKEQLSWNDRFKQAGILGIMGLGCDPGFANIAARYGVDELDTVESISIRDGDNSKVDYDGFCAYFSPQTAIEECLAKPNYWTDKEGIQYYSTPFANKDEFEFPEPVGWMDCYNVEHEEPVTIGDTIGKQKGCKYVDFKYALHPDFVNTLQVLSYLGLDSREEINVKGATVAPIDVVVKTMPKPADLAGKIHGYSAIGALVTGTKGGKKKELFIYTMANHDEVYEQSGFQATVWQTGVPPVAAVDMMAAGLMNQTGCIPPELIEPTPILEKIKARGMNWDIIEKTAPIYKAKNKELTNA; encoded by the coding sequence ATGAGAGCGATTGTTATGGGAGTAGGCGGAGTTGGACAGGTGGTAGCGTCGGAATTAGTTAAATCAGATTATCTTAAGAAATTAGTATTAGCTGACATTGTTACGGATCATGCAGGTGAGCTTGCAAAGGAGTACGGCAAAAAAACCAACGCTGAAATTATTGTTAAACAAGTAAATGCAAGTAACTTAAAGGAAGTCGAAGCCTCCTTTCAAGATGTAGATGTTGTTATTCACTCAGGACTTCCAGATAACAACCTTGTTGTGATGGAAGCCTGTCTAAACACTAAAACCAATTATATAGATATGGCTGCAGCCAGCCCAGCCGGCTTGAAAGAGCAATTATCATGGAATGATCGTTTCAAGCAAGCTGGCATATTGGGAATTATGGGACTGGGCTGTGACCCTGGATTTGCAAATATCGCCGCTCGTTACGGCGTTGATGAATTAGATACAGTAGAGTCCATTTCCATTCGGGATGGGGACAATTCAAAGGTTGATTATGATGGATTTTGTGCTTACTTTAGTCCGCAAACGGCAATTGAGGAATGCTTGGCAAAGCCAAATTACTGGACAGACAAAGAGGGAATTCAATATTATTCGACACCGTTTGCTAATAAAGATGAATTTGAGTTTCCCGAGCCAGTCGGTTGGATGGATTGTTACAACGTAGAACATGAAGAACCGGTAACGATTGGAGATACAATCGGCAAGCAAAAAGGCTGTAAATATGTTGATTTTAAATATGCTCTTCATCCAGACTTTGTAAACACGCTTCAAGTTCTAAGTTATCTGGGGCTCGATAGCAGGGAAGAAATTAATGTGAAAGGAGCAACCGTTGCACCCATCGATGTAGTGGTGAAAACCATGCCTAAGCCAGCAGACTTAGCCGGCAAAATCCATGGGTACTCAGCAATTGGCGCTCTTGTAACAGGAACAAAAGGCGGGAAGAAGAAGGAATTGTTCATCTATACGATGGCTAACCATGACGAGGTATATGAACAAAGCGGGTTTCAGGCAACGGTTTGGCAGACGGGGGTTCCGCCAGTGGCAGCAGTTGATATGATGGCAGCCGGCTTGATGAATCAAACAGGTTGCATCCCGCCCGAGTTAATTGAACCCACTCCTATCTTAGAAAAAATAAAGGCCAGAGGGATGAATTGGGACATCATCGAGAAGACAGCACCGATCTATAAAGCAAAGAATAAAGAGCTAACAAACGCTTAA
- a CDS encoding C45 family peptidase — protein MIKKLRLKGSYKEIGKGHGSEGKREVLKSLETYETLFYDYSQIRWNEAREMALKHAEAISKYDDDLIKEMEGVAAGAGVDFEDILALNTRSEIALSGKYSQFSDGCTAIGVMPPMSSGVIIGQNWDWKSAQSESLLYVEIEQTGKPNIKMMTEGGIIGKIGCNSAGLGVCLNALLTDKKSNRIPIHLGLRSVLNSFTYSEAILRIDEGLMASAANFLIGSAENQNGIVMNVEVSPAGIDIEESVDGYVVHTNHICSSFIKSHIADKNEYIETDSLVRMNRARQLIRGQAAQNKKAGEASFKQWLSDQYNFPDSINHFINDKLPPHRRMETIFSIIMNLSEKKMLVCVGKPSQGPYVEM, from the coding sequence ATGATAAAAAAATTGCGCTTAAAAGGTTCCTATAAAGAAATAGGAAAAGGGCACGGTTCAGAAGGGAAAAGAGAAGTGCTGAAAAGTTTGGAAACTTATGAAACTCTCTTTTATGATTATAGTCAAATTCGTTGGAATGAAGCGAGGGAGATGGCTTTGAAGCACGCGGAAGCCATTTCTAAGTATGATGATGATTTAATTAAAGAAATGGAAGGAGTCGCTGCTGGAGCTGGCGTTGATTTTGAGGATATTTTGGCATTAAATACACGAAGTGAAATAGCTTTATCCGGTAAATACAGCCAATTTTCTGATGGATGCACAGCAATTGGTGTCATGCCCCCTATGTCTTCGGGTGTCATCATTGGACAGAATTGGGATTGGAAATCAGCACAGTCAGAGAGCCTTCTGTATGTAGAAATTGAGCAGACAGGAAAGCCAAATATAAAAATGATGACAGAGGGAGGGATCATTGGAAAGATCGGTTGCAATTCCGCTGGGCTGGGTGTTTGTTTAAATGCCTTGCTAACAGACAAGAAGTCTAATCGTATACCTATACATTTAGGGCTAAGAAGTGTATTAAATTCTTTTACCTATTCAGAAGCTATTTTGAGAATAGATGAAGGTCTCATGGCATCCGCTGCTAATTTTTTAATCGGTTCAGCAGAAAATCAAAACGGCATAGTTATGAATGTAGAAGTGAGCCCAGCCGGCATTGATATTGAAGAAAGCGTGGATGGCTATGTTGTTCATACGAACCATATTTGTTCCTCATTTATTAAATCTCATATAGCAGATAAAAATGAATACATTGAAACAGACTCACTGGTCAGAATGAACCGGGCAAGACAGTTAATCAGGGGACAGGCGGCTCAAAATAAAAAAGCGGGGGAAGCCAGTTTTAAACAATGGCTTTCAGATCAATATAACTTTCCCGATTCAATCAATCATTTTATCAACGACAAGCTACCTCCTCATAGAAGAATGGAAACTATCTTTTCTATCATTATGAATCTCTCAGAGAAGAAAATGCTTGTTTGCGTTGGAAAACCTTCGCAAGGTCCATACGTGGAAATGTAG
- a CDS encoding ABC transporter permease subunit translates to MWTLSPVTIWLLLFLFVPLFFILIVSVMSRGTYGGIEYTFTLENYARFFEPLYLRIIVVSIVMAAATTFICVVFGYPFAYIIAKSPVKYRTLLLLLVIVPFWTNSLIRTYAWIVLLRTEGVINTLLLKIGLIAEPLTLLYNSGATLIGFVYTLFPFAVLPLYASIEKLDRTFLEASSDLGGRPWQTFLNVTLPLTFPGVVAASLLVFIPTLGLFFISDLMGGAKTMIIGNLIKNQFLTARDWPFGSAASIILMVLTLVMILFYLKVSGGKTDDTELL, encoded by the coding sequence ATTTGGACACTTTCCCCCGTTACGATTTGGCTGCTGTTGTTTTTATTTGTACCGCTCTTTTTCATACTCATTGTCAGTGTGATGTCAAGAGGGACTTACGGAGGAATTGAATATACATTTACTCTTGAGAATTACGCTCGGTTCTTTGAACCTCTGTATCTTCGAATTATTGTTGTCTCTATTGTTATGGCAGCGGCGACTACCTTCATCTGTGTTGTCTTCGGCTATCCATTTGCTTATATAATCGCCAAGTCACCTGTTAAATACCGGACCTTGCTGCTATTGCTTGTTATTGTTCCTTTCTGGACGAATTCTTTAATCCGTACGTACGCATGGATCGTTTTGTTAAGAACAGAGGGCGTTATCAACACCCTTTTATTAAAAATTGGACTGATTGCTGAGCCGCTTACTTTGCTTTATAACAGTGGAGCAACTCTGATTGGTTTTGTATACACATTGTTTCCTTTTGCCGTTTTACCTTTATACGCTTCTATTGAAAAGCTGGATCGAACATTTCTGGAGGCGTCGAGCGACCTTGGAGGGAGGCCATGGCAAACATTTTTAAACGTCACTTTGCCGCTTACCTTTCCCGGAGTAGTTGCCGCCTCTCTGCTTGTTTTTATCCCAACTTTAGGGCTGTTTTTTATCTCGGATTTAATGGGCGGGGCTAAGACGATGATCATTGGCAACCTAATTAAAAATCAATTTCTTACTGCTAGAGACTGGCCATTTGGTTCAGCAGCCTCGATTATTTTAATGGTTCTCACCTTGGTGATGATCCTCTTCTATTTGAAAGTATCTGGCGGAAAAACTGATGATACGGAGTTGTTGTAA
- a CDS encoding ABC transporter permease subunit, which translates to MSKLTRLPSVAYAAFIYSFLYVPIVILVAYSFNDSKLNAVWKGFTFEWYAKLWTNTSILEAAKISLTVGFFSTAISTMLGTLVAVGMYRYQFRGKGIIDAMLYVPLVMSEIVMGIALLAFFSMVQIPLGMGTLLVAHVTFSIPFVVVVINARLKGFDQSIEEASKDLGANEWQTFRLITFPLLGPAIAASAMLAFTISIDDVIVSFFVAGPDSTTLPLQIFSMVRHGVTPEINALSTLMLVVTLTFVIVAQRLQTKKR; encoded by the coding sequence ATGAGCAAACTTACTCGTTTGCCTTCTGTTGCTTATGCCGCGTTTATATACTCATTCCTGTATGTCCCTATTGTTATATTAGTTGCTTACTCATTTAATGATTCTAAGCTCAACGCAGTTTGGAAAGGATTTACATTCGAGTGGTATGCCAAGCTATGGACCAATACCAGCATTTTGGAAGCAGCGAAGATCAGCCTCACCGTTGGATTCTTCTCCACTGCTATTTCCACTATGTTAGGAACGTTGGTAGCTGTAGGGATGTACCGATATCAATTTAGAGGAAAAGGAATAATAGATGCCATGCTCTATGTTCCTCTTGTAATGTCTGAAATAGTCATGGGCATTGCATTATTAGCGTTCTTTTCGATGGTACAAATCCCATTAGGAATGGGCACGCTGCTTGTGGCGCATGTAACTTTCTCGATCCCGTTTGTAGTGGTTGTCATTAATGCAAGGTTAAAAGGGTTCGACCAATCCATCGAAGAAGCATCCAAAGATTTAGGAGCAAACGAATGGCAGACATTTCGTTTAATTACTTTTCCGCTTTTAGGCCCGGCTATTGCGGCAAGTGCTATGCTGGCATTTACCATTTCAATTGATGATGTTATTGTCAGCTTTTTTGTTGCTGGCCCAGATAGCACCACGCTGCCGCTGCAAATTTTCTCGATGGTCCGACACGGGGTAACGCCGGAAATTAATGCTTTATCGACTTTAATGCTTGTTGTCACTCTTACCTTTGTTATTGTGGCTCAAAGGTTACAAACGAAAAAAAGGTAA